From Tripterygium wilfordii isolate XIE 37 chromosome 13, ASM1340144v1, whole genome shotgun sequence, the proteins below share one genomic window:
- the LOC120013048 gene encoding uncharacterized protein LOC120013048 — MATSRIARFITEVAPPQYVSVMRCRASKMLDTINEEDRDVGNDIAASTPKSPSSLSPSLSSASATATSITSTVAAAAVGARRSRYLFKEVQTSFSVFES, encoded by the coding sequence ATGGCGACTTCGCGCATAGCAAGGTTCATTACAGAGGTGGCTCCACCACAATATGTTAGTGTGATGAGGTGCAGGGCCTCTAAGATGTTAGATACAATCAATGAGGAGGATAGAGATGTCGGAAATGATATTGCAGCTTCAACTCCTAAATCACCTTCTTCCCTTTCTCCTTCCTTATCATCTGCCAGTGCTACTGCTACTAGTATTACTTCtactgttgctgctgctgctgtcggTGCGAGACGCTCCAGGTACTTGTTCAAAGAGGTTCAAACATCCTTCTCCGTCTTTGAAAGCTAA